A single region of the Triplophysa dalaica isolate WHDGS20190420 chromosome 15, ASM1584641v1, whole genome shotgun sequence genome encodes:
- the plekhd1 gene encoding pleckstrin homology domain-containing family D member 1, with the protein MFSSSKPSLLSSRTSMEQADSDALDISTKVQLHGVLWKRPFGRPSAKWARRFFIIKDSFLLYYAENEKKNFETNHCINIHPKGVIPLAGCVVEPKEDQGMPFALVINHEDFTGNIVLASESESEQSQWVEMLQESGKVTWKNAQLGEAMIESLEAQGLQLAKEKQEYLDKLMEETEELCLEREQKAELERLNQLLEDEKQKFEEVIQELRSEQEQIKVDLDGTAQCLKGVESEKEELNSLTTLLQKSLEELSQEKARTLELLREREQDGKKAGTDHQTSLDSQYPDVQLQVNLQHIEEQMRNLLKEKVQAEERLKEKERRANVLQQETEFYSSQAHTLQQSLIQLTADKQHTEEELKAEMESRVELECRLKLAEEALRDLEHGLNAVERTSERDERMRGDVSHLRKFFEECICAAEIEAKLPAIMKNAVYLHKAAARRIKSCRIQKRASRQHWLRHSQSFASSHGEVHGLEELGETTQRLTSDSCLRQRANKIITRQKTVQADD; encoded by the exons ATGTTTTCCTCGTCCAAACCCTCGCTACTCTCATCCCGGACCTCCATGGAGCAAGCTGACTCAGACGCTCTGGACATCAGCACTAAAGTGCAACTGCATGGGGTTCTGTGGAAGAGACCTTTCGGGAGGCCCTCAGCAAAGTGGGCCCGCAG ATTTTTCATCATCAAGGATAGCTTTCTGCTATATTAtgcagaaaatgagaaaaaaaactttgagaCAAATCATTGCATCAACATTCACCCCAAG GGCGTTATCCCATTAGCTGGATGTGTCGTTGAGCCAAAAGAAGATCAAGGCATGCCGTTTGCCCTGGTTATCAACCATGAGGACTTTACT GGAAACATTGTTTTGGCTTCTGAATCGGAGTCAGAACAGAGTCAGTGGGTGGAGATGCTGCAGGAGTCCGGAAAAGT CACTTGGAAGAATGCTCAGCTTGGGGAGGCTATGATCGAGAGTCTGGAAGCTCAGGGCCTACAACTGGCCAAGGAAAAGCAAGAATACTTGG ATAAACTCATGGAGGAGACTGAGGAACTATGCTTGGAGAGAGAACAGAAGGCg GAGCTTGAAAGACTGAATCAGCTGCTGGAGGACGAAAAGCAGAAGTTTGAGGAAGTTATTCAAGAACTGAGATCAGAACAAGAACAGATTAAAGT GGATCTGGATGGTACAGCTCAGTGTCTAAAGGGAGTAGAATCTGAGAAAGAGGAGCTTAATAGCCTCACCACACTTCTGCAAAAATCTTTAGAG GAGCTGTCCCAAGAGAAAGCGCGGACTCTTGAGCTGTTGAGGGAAAGGGAGCAGGATGGGAAAAAAGCGGGAACTGATCATCAGACCTCCTTAGACTCCCAGTATCCAGACGTACAGCTTCAGGTGAACCTGCAGCATATCGAGGAGCAGATGAGGAACCTGCTTAAAGAAAAGGTACAGGCAGAAGAAAg GCTGAAAGAGAAGGAGCGGAGAGCCAATGTTTTGCAGCAGGAAACAGAATTTTATTCTTCTCAAGCTCACACACTCCAGCAATCCCTCATACAGCTCACAGCAGACAAACAGCACACTGAGGAGGAGCTGAAG GCTGAAATGGAATCTCGCGTGGAACTGGAGTGTAGGCTGAAATTGGCAGAGGAGGCCCTGCGAGATCTAGAACACGGTCTAAACGCAGTAGAACGCACCAGTGAGAGAGATGAAAGAATGAGAGGGGATGTCAGCCATCTCCGCA AGTTCTTTGAGGAATGCATCTGTGCTGCAGAGATCGAGGCCAAGTTACCAGCTATCATGAAGAATGCAGTGTATTTGCACAAAGCGGCTGCTCGCCGCATCAAAAGCTGCCGCATACAGAAACGGGCTTCCAGGCAGCACTGGT TGAGGCACTCTCAATCATTTGCCTCCTCTCATGGTGAGGTTCATGGTCTTGAGGAGCTGGGAGAAACCACTCAACGTCTGACTTCAGACAGCTGTTTGAGACAGCGGGCCAATAAGATCATCACCCGACAGAAGACCGTTCAGGCTGATGACtaa
- the ccdc177 gene encoding coiled-coil domain-containing protein 177, translating into MVDPLEPDDKSKFRGPGFETPATASEAPPLPDTGDDSEKDVCLDPCPQTEVNTEPVPSSQDLCPQQHTQPEEQKLHLDLYNFDTPAAEGSRYVLTSPRSLEACARCGVKPVELLPRPLSDFAREAPGRSMRVATGMFEIYERDRHAKLRQCREERERIIRDEKRRILQAAINNNNSSPLGSEKSKETVNAGLSEQNNNSLTTSNPAPQKPSACTGVPKKKTVISKSTTQEPGQLTKVSTSSCPPVSKPSTVNIANIAKVTSAKKSKSLETESDKKPQGAKASVIHRSVQSGPAGKGPKRLSSTPTKSANTFPRSISKPSSFPRTATSLAPVVSKSAIQSLANGITSPFAQHNGHILSKSRVRCRSHSLESLQRRREKCCSSTASTTNTTTTTCTSSESASSSYSWDGTRDHLAKTSSPRARTLATFNSLMGRSLSLGDLSHSLQTTQKVERIVKEVKRRGLKAVPERDRKIAALMLAKYQEEDIMSQTRYVAHLQWDSERRLEELRREREDREKQRAVQQCQRAWQSQVSTRQRWLNQQEREATEAKLRQVAESEERWRELAEQQERSRLQKLQQGAREEKHKKALQEQNLKALEEERSATVEQEKLLLKEKLTIAELKRQEREHQIQEERLGLNRAEKRRHAALIQEIARREADEREEARRIAEKKLNRSQENYEQIQERRGQELKEKAKREEKQIQKARRAAESREQQQKEQTEAKAKEAEKRAQQAAQIAEERAREKAQRAVQSRQEKERLQRVNRLRVEEEEKQRRLELLQSIERKLEKSEQIFREKRAVLESARSVARASFHVRDRVREETNMRTFDKMALEAQLNANLIEK; encoded by the coding sequence ATGGTGGACCCACTGGAACCTGATGACAAGAGTAAATTCAGAGGACCCGGGTTTGAAACCCCTGCTACAGCCTCTGAAGCCCCTCCACTACCTGATACAGGTGATGACAGCGAGAAAGATGTTTGTCTGGATCCCTGCCCACAGACAGAGGTCAATACTGAGCCTGTACCAAGCTCTCAGGACCTATGTCCGCAACAACACACTCAACCAGAAGAGCAAAAACTGCATCTGGATCTTTATAATTTTGATACTCCAGCAGCAGAAggcagtcggtatgtactaacAAGCCCTCGCTCACTTGAGGCATGCGCACGTTGTGGAGTGAAACCTGTGGAACTTCTGCCACGTCCACTGTCGGATTTTGCCCGAGAGGCACCAGGCCGCAGCATGCGTGTCGCCACAGGAATGTTTGAGATATACGAGAGAGATAGACACGCTAAACTtcgacagtgcagggaagagagagagaggattatCAGAGACGAGAAGAGACGAATTCTGCAGGCTGCtatcaacaataataatagtagTCCACTGGGTTCAGAGAAGTCAAAGGAAACTGTAAATGCTGGATTGTCTGAGCAGAACAATAACAGTTTAACAACTTCTAACCCAGCCCCCCAAAAGCCATCTGCTTGCACTGGTGTACCCAAAAAGAAAACCGTTATATCTAAAAGCACAACACAAGAACCAGGACAGTTAACAAAAGTGTCCACATCCAGCTGTCCTCCTGTCTCAAAACCCAGTACAGTAAACATTGCTAATATTGCTAAAGTAACCTCTGCGAAAAAATCCAAGTCCCTCGAAACTGAATCTGATAAAAAACCTCAAGGAGCAAAGGCTTCCGTAATCCACAGGTCAGTTCAGTCTGGTCCAGCAGGTAAGGGCCCCAAGAGACTCTCCAGTACTCCTACAAAATCTGCAAATACTTTCCCCAGATCAATATCTAAACCCTCCTCTTTTCCAAGAACAGCGACTTCACTTGCTCCAGTAGTGTCAAAATCTGCTATCCAAAGTCTTGCCAATGGCATCACCAGTCCATTTGCACAGCACAACGGACACATTCTTTCCAAATCAAGGGTTAGATGCAGGAGCCACTCTCTAGAGTCTTTGCAAAGGAGACGAGAAAAGTGTTGCTCCTCTACTGCTTCAACAACTAACACCACAACTACCACATGTACCTCTTCAGAATCTGCTTCCTCATCCTATAGCTGGGATGGGACAAGAGATCACCTGGCTAAGACATCAAGCCCTCGTGCCCGCACTTTAGCCACCTTTAACTCCCTGATGGGTCGCAGTCTGAGCTTAGGAGACCTTAGTCACTCTTTACAGACAACTCAAAAAGTGGAACGCATTGTAAAGGAGGTCAAACGCAGGGGACTCAAAGCTGTTCCCGAACGTGACCGAAAGATTGCTGCATTAATGCTAGCCAAGTACCAAGAGGAGGACATAATGAGCCAGACGCGCTATGTAGCACATCTGCAATGGGACAGCGAGCGGCGACTAGAGGAGCTACGACGAGAACGTGAAGACCGGGAGAAACAGAGAGCTGTTCAGCAGTGTCAAAGAGCATGGCAGTCGCAAGTCTCTACCCGGCAGCGCTGGCTCAACCAGCAGGAGCGAGAGGCCACGGAGGCAAAACTTCGTCAAGTGGCGGAAAGTGAGGAACGTTGGCGAGAGCTGGCCGAGCAACAAGAGCGTAGCAGGTTGCAGAAGCTGCAACAGGGCGCTCGTGAGGAAAAACACAAGAAGGCACTGCAGGAGCAGAACCTCAAAGCTCTGGAGGAGGAGAGATCTGCTACGGTAGAGCAGGAGAAACTTCTCCTGAAGGAGAAACTGACCATTGCTGAGCTGAAGCGTCAGGAGCGAGAGCACCAAATCCAAGAGGAGCGTCTCGGACTCAACCGCGCTGAAAAGAGACGACACGCAGCTCTCATTCAAGAGATTGCACGACGTGAAGCAGACGAGCGAGAGGAAGCAAGGAGAATTGCGGAAAAGAAGCTGAACAGGTCCCAGGAGAACTATGAACAGATACAGGAACGGCGTGGGCAAGAGTTAAAGGAGAAAGCTAAGCGAGAAGAGAAGCAGATCCAGAAAGCAAGGCGGGCCGCCGAGTCACGTGAACAGCAGCAGAAGGAGCAGACAGAGGCGAAAGCGAAAGAAGCTGAAAAACGAGCACAACAAGCTGCACAAATAGCCGAAGAGCGGGCACGGGAGAAGGCCCAACGCGCAGTGCAGAGCAGGCAAGAGAAGGAACGACTTCAAAGGGTTAACCGTCTGCGTGTAGAGGAGGAGGAAAAACAGAGGCGTCTCGAATTGCTGCAGTCTATCGAGCGCAAACTGGAAAAAAGCGAACAGATTTTCAGAGAGAAGCGAGCGGTGTTGGAAAGTGCCCGGTCGGTGGCACGCGCCTCTTTCCACGTGCGGGATCGCGTTCGCGAAGAGACAAATATGCGCACCTTTGACAAGATGGCCCTGGAGGCACAGTTAAACGCAAACTTAATTGAGAAGTGA